Proteins from a genomic interval of Clostridium sp. AN503:
- a CDS encoding alcohol dehydrogenase catalytic domain-containing protein, with product MKPMRGIYFDGERAVYRADLPMPEPTDTQSLIRILCAGVCNTDREILKGYRPDFKGVMGHEFVGVVEKSSEPEWIGKYVVGELNAGCGHCIYCRTGREKHCIERKVIGMEGKDGCFGEYMTLETHLLHEVPEGLSPRTALLTEPLAAAIQIPKQVHIDPGTSVAVIGDGRLAYQTASVLYLYGVDLTVYGKHEEKLEQFAGLGRTAVVSGKDFPDTYEIVVEATGSPSGLELASKLVRKQGTIVLKSTYAGKVSVDMSYFVVNEITIVGSRCGPFEPALRLLKNGLVKLPDVEFYDLKDFEAAFASRAFKAGFDIGGD from the coding sequence ATGAAGCCGATGCGCGGAATATATTTTGACGGAGAGCGGGCCGTCTACAGAGCGGACCTGCCCATGCCGGAACCGACAGATACTCAGAGCCTGATACGCATTCTCTGCGCAGGGGTCTGCAATACGGACCGTGAGATCTTAAAAGGCTACAGGCCTGATTTCAAGGGCGTTATGGGGCATGAATTTGTGGGTGTTGTAGAAAAGTCAAGTGAACCGGAGTGGATCGGGAAATATGTGGTGGGGGAGCTGAACGCAGGCTGCGGACACTGTATCTACTGCCGGACCGGACGGGAGAAACACTGTATAGAACGGAAGGTCATTGGCATGGAGGGAAAGGACGGATGCTTCGGTGAATATATGACGCTGGAAACTCATCTGCTCCATGAAGTGCCGGAGGGTTTGTCACCCCGGACCGCGCTTCTGACAGAGCCGCTGGCGGCTGCAATCCAGATCCCGAAGCAGGTGCACATCGACCCTGGGACCAGCGTGGCGGTCATCGGAGATGGGCGGCTGGCCTATCAGACCGCCAGTGTGCTGTATTTATATGGAGTGGATTTAACCGTGTATGGAAAGCATGAAGAAAAGCTGGAACAATTTGCGGGTCTTGGAAGGACGGCTGTTGTGAGCGGGAAGGATTTTCCCGATACCTATGAGATCGTGGTTGAGGCTACCGGTTCCCCGTCCGGGCTGGAGCTGGCGTCAAAGCTCGTGCGCAAGCAGGGGACCATTGTCTTGAAAAGCACCTATGCCGGAAAGGTCTCTGTGGATATGAGTTATTTTGTGGTCAATGAGATCACGATCGTGGGGAGCCGCTGCGGCCCCTTTGAACCGGCTTTACGGCTGCTCAAAAACGGATTGGTAAAGCTGCCGGATGTAGAATTTTATGACCTGAAAGATTTTGAGGCCGCCTTTGCATCACGGGCCTTCAAAGCCGGATTTGATATCGGCGGGGATTGA
- a CDS encoding class II aldolase/adducin family protein has translation MNELTQLKQKVLYTAKQAYEEKLMAGTSGNMSVYEPEQKRIVITPSSYDYRIMEEQDIVVIGLDGTVIEGCHKPSSEWKMHAEIYRHLPHVKAVVHTHSPYATSFAVNHQEIPVILIEMIPFLKGSLEVSDYAEQGSAQVGLNAVPILARKNACLMANHGVVAVGATIEEAYINSVYVEDTAKIYHMALCTGRPVRISGYEE, from the coding sequence ATGAACGAGTTGACCCAGTTGAAACAAAAAGTACTCTATACCGCGAAACAGGCGTATGAAGAAAAACTGATGGCGGGTACCAGTGGGAACATGAGCGTCTATGAACCGGAACAGAAACGGATCGTCATCACGCCCAGTTCCTATGACTACCGCATCATGGAGGAACAGGATATCGTGGTGATCGGCCTGGATGGAACCGTGATTGAAGGATGTCACAAGCCGTCTTCAGAGTGGAAGATGCATGCAGAGATCTACAGGCACCTTCCGCATGTGAAGGCCGTCGTGCATACCCATTCCCCCTACGCGACCAGTTTCGCGGTGAACCACCAGGAGATCCCGGTGATCCTGATCGAGATGATCCCGTTTCTCAAGGGCAGCCTGGAGGTCAGCGATTATGCAGAACAGGGCAGCGCGCAGGTGGGCTTAAATGCGGTTCCGATCCTGGCCCGTAAAAACGCCTGTCTGATGGCGAATCACGGTGTGGTAGCTGTGGGAGCCACCATAGAGGAGGCGTATATCAACAGTGTTTATGTGGAGGATACCGCCAAGATCTATCACATGGCACTTTGTACAGGACGTCCGGTGAGAATCTCCGGCTATGAAGAATAG
- a CDS encoding cyclic-di-AMP receptor yields the protein MELMIIVVQEQDYESLARILVKNKILATKFVTEGLYLNKRNVTLMICIEKEREEEILEYIRQSCTERYEERQVWEYNGKIMTDVVRNVKIGGATIFISDVDRVLKY from the coding sequence ATGGAGTTGATGATCATTGTTGTGCAGGAGCAGGATTATGAGAGTCTGGCCAGAATCCTTGTGAAGAATAAAATACTGGCGACCAAATTTGTCACAGAAGGATTATATCTGAATAAGAGGAATGTCACGCTGATGATCTGTATTGAGAAGGAGCGGGAAGAAGAGATCCTGGAATATATCAGGCAGAGCTGCACAGAGCGTTACGAAGAACGCCAGGTGTGGGAATATAATGGGAAGATCATGACAGATGTGGTCAGGAATGTTAAAATAGGCGGCGCCACCATATTTATTTCGGATGTGGACCGCGTATTGAAATATTAA
- a CDS encoding BMP family ABC transporter substrate-binding protein, whose product MKKILSVLLSTAMVGALLTGCGGSSASETTKAAEPAAEATTAEAAGPSADASDGEPAASAMKIAIVSSPSGVDDGSFNQDNYNGILAFIANNPEADVTPVREETGDTAAAIQAVADIVADYDVIVCCGFQFAGIGSIAVDNPDVKFILVDSNPADAEGSEVTCDNIYAMTFKEQESGFFAGMAAALESQSKKVAVVNGIAYPSNVNYQYGFESGVNYANAKFDTGVEIVEIASYAGTDVTNANVGGNYVGSFADEATGKVVGKALIDQGCDVIFVAAGGSGNGVFTAAKEAAGVKVIGCDVDQYDDGANGSDNIIMTSGLKIMGMNVEKQLNAIKDGTFKGENVLLGADTDSTGFVKAEGRHQMSADTVAKLDEAYALVKDGTIVPAANFNDIQPDDFPGLK is encoded by the coding sequence ATGAAAAAAATACTGAGTGTATTACTGAGCACAGCTATGGTCGGCGCACTGCTGACAGGATGCGGCGGAAGCAGTGCTTCCGAGACCACGAAGGCCGCGGAGCCGGCTGCTGAGGCGACAACCGCGGAGGCGGCAGGTCCGTCTGCAGACGCGTCAGACGGAGAGCCGGCAGCCAGTGCGATGAAGATCGCCATTGTCAGCAGCCCGTCCGGAGTGGACGACGGTTCCTTTAACCAGGACAACTACAACGGTATCCTGGCATTTATCGCCAATAACCCGGAAGCAGATGTTACCCCGGTCCGCGAGGAGACAGGCGATACCGCGGCGGCGATCCAGGCAGTGGCGGACATCGTGGCAGATTATGACGTGATCGTATGCTGTGGCTTCCAGTTTGCAGGCATCGGCAGCATCGCGGTGGACAACCCGGATGTGAAGTTCATCCTGGTGGATTCCAATCCGGCAGACGCAGAGGGCAGCGAAGTGACCTGTGACAATATTTACGCTATGACCTTCAAGGAGCAGGAGAGCGGTTTCTTTGCAGGTATGGCGGCAGCTTTGGAGTCTCAGTCCAAGAAGGTTGCAGTGGTAAACGGTATCGCTTACCCGTCCAATGTAAACTACCAGTATGGTTTTGAGTCCGGTGTGAACTATGCAAACGCAAAATTCGATACCGGTGTGGAGATCGTGGAGATCGCTTCCTACGCAGGCACCGACGTGACCAATGCCAATGTAGGCGGCAACTATGTGGGCAGCTTTGCTGACGAGGCAACCGGCAAGGTTGTGGGCAAGGCGCTGATCGACCAGGGCTGTGACGTGATCTTCGTAGCGGCCGGCGGTTCCGGCAACGGCGTGTTCACCGCAGCAAAAGAGGCAGCCGGCGTCAAGGTGATCGGCTGTGACGTAGACCAGTACGACGACGGCGCTAACGGTTCTGACAACATCATCATGACCTCCGGCTTAAAGATTATGGGCATGAACGTTGAGAAGCAGCTGAACGCCATCAAGGACGGCACCTTCAAGGGCGAGAATGTTCTGCTGGGCGCAGACACCGATTCCACCGGTTTCGTAAAGGCGGAAGGCAGACACCAGATGTCCGCGGATACCGTGGCGAAGCTGGACGAAGCTTACGCGCTGGTGAAGGACGGCACGATCGTTCCGGCGGCGAATTTCAACGACATCCAGCCGGATGATTTTCCGGGCCTGAAATAA
- a CDS encoding SIMPL domain-containing protein (The SIMPL domain is named for its presence in mouse protein SIMPL (signalling molecule that associates with mouse pelle-like kinase). Bacterial member BP26, from Brucella, was shown to assemble into a channel-like structure, while YggE from E. coli has been associated with resistance to oxidative stress.) gives MKQNMKKTIYTAGLTAAVALSALSLSGCNGATQIPGTIKVENVNSEDHVITVAGREEVKVVPDMAQIIYSVYTREDTAAACQEKNGKDLDSAIETLKGLGVEETSIQTSSYGLSPIRNWNSGNQEITGYEMTTTITVSDIPIDNAGAIMSQSVAAGVNSIDSVSYFSSNYDASYQEALKAAMAVAQAKAEAIAEASGMSIDGVVRVVESGYNPDIRYSSYRSAGSANKAVETAAAADMAVMPGQVSVEASVSVEYKLVK, from the coding sequence ATGAAGCAAAATATGAAAAAAACCATTTATACCGCCGGGCTTACCGCAGCTGTGGCATTATCTGCATTAAGTTTAAGTGGATGCAATGGGGCAACCCAGATCCCAGGCACGATAAAAGTTGAAAACGTCAACAGCGAGGATCATGTGATCACCGTAGCCGGACGTGAGGAAGTAAAGGTAGTGCCGGATATGGCACAGATCATCTATTCTGTATACACGCGGGAAGACACTGCTGCCGCCTGTCAGGAGAAGAATGGAAAGGACTTAGATTCTGCCATTGAAACCTTGAAGGGACTCGGTGTCGAGGAGACTTCCATCCAGACCTCCTCCTACGGCTTAAGCCCGATCCGCAACTGGAATTCCGGCAACCAGGAGATCACCGGTTATGAGATGACCACCACGATCACGGTCTCCGATATCCCGATCGATAATGCAGGCGCCATTATGTCCCAATCCGTAGCCGCCGGAGTCAACAGCATCGATTCCGTCAGCTATTTCTCCAGCAACTATGACGCCAGCTATCAGGAAGCTTTAAAAGCAGCCATGGCAGTGGCCCAGGCAAAAGCTGAGGCGATCGCGGAAGCCAGCGGGATGTCCATCGACGGAGTTGTCCGCGTCGTGGAGAGCGGATATAACCCCGACATACGCTACTCCTCCTACCGGAGCGCAGGTTCTGCCAATAAAGCAGTAGAGACTGCTGCCGCCGCCGACATGGCAGTTATGCCGGGACAGGTCAGCGTGGAGGCATCCGTCAGCGTGGAGTATAAGCTGGTTAAATAA
- the mtnA gene encoding S-methyl-5-thioribose-1-phosphate isomerase — translation MNNEQNNLRQIEQVTMIDNVKLSDDRSSVIIIDQTKLPNITEYLTLQTPKDLYDAIFELKVRGAPAIGICAGFGIYVLARTIGAEDYDTFYNRFAEYKEYLNSSRPTAVNLSWALNRMEKVVTGHRDLPVKAILNLLEKECIEIQEEDRRMCRAISEYGLSLIKDGDGILTHCNAGPLATSHYGTALGPLFLGKERGMEFKVFADETRPLLQGARLTSYELCKAGIDVTLICDNMASLVMKNGWVQACFVGCDRVAANGDAANKIGTSGVAILAKHYGIPFYVLGPSSTIDLSCRTGEDITIELRDPDEIRKKFYEQPMALPEVKCYNPAFDVTDHTLISGIITEKGICRAPYTESLAKIFEES, via the coding sequence ATGAACAACGAACAGAACAATCTCAGACAGATCGAACAGGTGACGATGATCGACAATGTAAAGCTCAGTGACGACAGATCATCCGTCATCATCATCGACCAGACTAAGCTGCCCAATATTACTGAGTATCTGACCCTGCAGACCCCTAAGGATCTGTATGACGCGATTTTTGAACTGAAGGTACGGGGGGCTCCGGCGATCGGGATCTGTGCAGGCTTTGGCATCTATGTTCTGGCCCGCACGATCGGAGCGGAGGACTACGATACATTTTACAACAGATTTGCAGAATATAAAGAGTACCTGAATTCTTCCCGTCCGACAGCAGTCAACTTGAGCTGGGCGCTGAACCGGATGGAGAAGGTGGTGACCGGGCATCGGGATCTGCCGGTAAAAGCAATCTTAAACCTGTTGGAAAAGGAATGCATTGAGATCCAGGAGGAAGACCGCCGGATGTGCCGTGCGATATCGGAATATGGCCTCTCTCTGATCAAAGACGGGGACGGGATCCTGACTCACTGCAATGCCGGTCCGCTGGCGACCTCTCACTATGGGACGGCGCTGGGGCCTTTGTTCCTGGGAAAAGAGCGGGGCATGGAATTTAAAGTGTTTGCGGATGAGACCAGGCCGCTTTTACAGGGAGCCAGGCTGACCTCCTATGAGCTTTGCAAAGCGGGGATCGACGTGACCCTGATCTGTGACAACATGGCGAGCCTGGTGATGAAAAACGGCTGGGTACAGGCCTGCTTTGTGGGCTGCGACCGGGTGGCTGCCAACGGCGATGCGGCCAACAAGATCGGCACCAGCGGCGTAGCCATCCTGGCAAAGCATTACGGGATCCCGTTCTACGTGCTGGGGCCAAGCTCTACCATCGATTTAAGCTGCAGGACAGGGGAGGACATCACCATTGAGCTGCGTGATCCCGATGAGATCCGGAAAAAGTTTTATGAGCAGCCCATGGCTCTTCCGGAGGTGAAATGCTACAATCCTGCTTTTGACGTGACGGACCACACTCTGATCAGCGGGATCATCACGGAAAAGGGGATCTGCCGCGCGCCGTACACAGAGAGCCTTGCAAAAATATTTGAGGAATCATAA